The following are from one region of the Verrucomicrobiaceae bacterium genome:
- a CDS encoding serine protease, which produces MPKLFAFIFGAALIKPASAELSRPTLVPEQRTNGAETLLAIGKMAPEALHCAARIESLLGRDICAATLVSEDGYLLTKASDVPDVEAVRLRLSDGRSANLREVHRDTRLDLLLAHAAGITAARSATFGPSRTLSVGQWLCGQGEDDKHVSQAHLGVLSAARRRIPGNGAAMGIQMEESSAGASARPGVRLLSIAADSPAEEAGLQKGDILLAIDDEAASSHRQMHELIKARQPGDVLEVRYLRGKREHIVRVRLASRTKVIQNWAGDDFANGGVSRRTDNFPEVIQHTIPLDPVDMGGPLSTLEGRIIGVQIARVDRVTTFALPMEIFWTQAQQWIQADRHPPRAVKVQRGE; this is translated from the coding sequence ATGCCGAAGCTCTTTGCGTTTATTTTTGGTGCCGCTCTCATCAAACCAGCGTCCGCTGAGCTTTCTCGGCCCACACTGGTTCCTGAGCAGCGCACCAATGGCGCGGAGACACTCCTAGCCATCGGAAAAATGGCCCCCGAGGCGCTTCATTGTGCTGCCCGCATTGAGAGCCTACTCGGTCGAGATATTTGTGCTGCCACACTTGTTAGCGAGGATGGCTATCTTTTGACCAAGGCGAGTGATGTGCCTGATGTAGAGGCCGTGCGACTGCGTCTCTCGGACGGACGCAGTGCCAATCTCCGTGAGGTGCATCGTGACACGCGGCTCGATCTTCTTCTGGCTCATGCCGCAGGAATCACGGCGGCACGCTCTGCCACTTTTGGCCCCTCACGCACACTCAGCGTGGGCCAGTGGCTATGTGGTCAGGGTGAAGATGATAAACATGTCTCGCAGGCCCATCTGGGCGTCCTCAGTGCTGCACGCCGCCGTATCCCTGGCAATGGCGCTGCGATGGGAATCCAAATGGAGGAGTCATCTGCTGGTGCCTCCGCTCGCCCAGGAGTGCGTCTGCTAAGCATCGCCGCAGATAGCCCCGCCGAGGAGGCTGGTCTGCAAAAGGGCGACATCCTCCTGGCCATTGACGATGAGGCCGCCAGCTCTCACCGCCAGATGCATGAGCTGATCAAGGCACGCCAACCCGGCGACGTGCTCGAAGTACGCTACCTCCGTGGGAAAAGAGAGCACATCGTCCGTGTCCGACTTGCTAGTCGCACGAAAGTCATCCAAAACTGGGCTGGTGACGATTTTGCCAATGGTGGTGTCTCCCGCCGCACGGATAATTTCCCGGAAGTGATCCAGCATACGATCCCACTCGATCCTGTGGACATGGGTGGGCCTCTGAGCACGCTCGAAGGGCGTATCATCGGCGTCCAGATCGCACGCGTCGATCGTGTCACGACCTTTGCGCTACCGATGGAGATTTTTTGGACTCAGGCCCAGCAGTGGATCCAGGCAGATCGCCACCCGCCTAGAGCGGTCAAAGTGCAGCGTGGAGAATGA
- a CDS encoding trypsin-like peptidase domain-containing protein, which yields MLAFLLCPVPIRAESAFEVAPATPVHTFSELIQVQGLVQKFLPRARETLVAVQVGPGAARDPEGAAASGVIISPDGLILTAAHVVDKPGRELRVVLADGSIATATSLGMDMTTDAAMIRLNKKSTKPWPHMLICRDARRTLPGEWCFALGHPGGQDTQRGPVLRVGKIIRQTANNLQTDCVLMGGDSGGPLFNLQGEVIGIHSLIWEERDQNVHIAMAPFLRSWDAMLASQVIKEWDSGAGGFLGVVIMDGYQLEVLDVFDGSPAQKADLRAGDRILSLNDVPMTLEAQFRAAIRALPSGETVILQLLRDGQRRKVNVVLGSKPSES from the coding sequence ATGCTCGCATTCCTGCTTTGCCCTGTGCCGATACGTGCGGAGAGTGCTTTCGAGGTCGCTCCGGCTACGCCTGTCCACACTTTCTCCGAGCTCATTCAGGTCCAGGGGCTGGTGCAAAAATTTCTCCCGCGTGCTCGTGAGACATTGGTGGCGGTTCAGGTAGGTCCAGGAGCTGCGCGGGACCCTGAAGGAGCTGCCGCTAGCGGTGTCATTATCAGTCCTGACGGGCTCATCCTGACCGCGGCTCATGTCGTGGATAAGCCTGGGCGCGAGCTGCGGGTGGTCCTGGCGGACGGGAGCATCGCTACCGCCACCTCTCTGGGCATGGACATGACGACCGACGCTGCCATGATCCGGCTCAATAAAAAAAGCACCAAACCCTGGCCTCATATGCTGATCTGCCGAGATGCACGGCGCACACTTCCGGGTGAATGGTGCTTCGCTCTAGGCCATCCGGGTGGGCAGGATACACAAAGAGGCCCCGTGCTGCGTGTCGGGAAAATCATCCGCCAAACCGCTAACAATCTACAGACTGACTGCGTGCTCATGGGCGGTGACAGTGGTGGCCCGCTATTCAATCTCCAGGGGGAAGTCATTGGCATCCACAGCCTCATTTGGGAGGAACGGGATCAGAATGTCCACATCGCTATGGCACCTTTCCTCCGCTCTTGGGATGCTATGCTCGCCTCTCAAGTCATCAAAGAATGGGATAGCGGGGCAGGTGGCTTTCTCGGTGTCGTCATTATGGATGGCTATCAGTTGGAGGTGCTGGATGTCTTTGATGGCTCACCTGCTCAAAAGGCAGACCTCCGGGCCGGGGACCGCATCCTCAGTCTCAATGACGTGCCTATGACGCTCGAAGCCCAGTTCCGTGCGGCGATCCGTGCACTGCCATCTGGCGAAACGGTGATTCTCCAGCTCCTGCGTGATGGCCAGCGCCGCAAGGTCAATGTCGTCCTCGGTAGCAAACCCTCGGAAAGCTGA